A single region of the Myxococcales bacterium genome encodes:
- a CDS encoding carboxymuconolactone decarboxylase family protein, which yields MSIDEKTTLLVCIGAAMAANCGPCFEHYYGKATAVGITASEIAEVLEVSAKVKKGAHLALLNRISDLMKGNAKRDAPCGEPNTSGCCCG from the coding sequence ATGTCCATTGACGAAAAGACGACGCTCTTGGTATGCATCGGAGCAGCGATGGCCGCCAACTGCGGACCCTGCTTCGAGCACTACTACGGTAAGGCAACGGCGGTAGGCATCACCGCCAGTGAGATCGCCGAGGTCCTCGAGGTGTCGGCGAAGGTGAAGAAGGGGGCCCACCTCGCGCTGCTGAACCGCATCAGCGACCTGATGAAGGGCAACGCGAAGCGGGACGCGCCCTGTGGTGAGCCGAACACCTCTGGTTGTTGCTGCGGGTGA
- a CDS encoding RNA polymerase sigma factor: protein MDWWELYDRWYGPVRAFLAARLRDEAAADDLAQETFARVHTSLAELRDPEKAKAWVFRIAHNLYVDRVRAGQREPSTTNEDEEESRTEDPASEAFVGEIERQEMSQCVRDKIALLPEPLRTVLVLFDQEEFSHQEIAELLGLSIGAVKVRLHRARRALKEILQRECSFEIDGRSVLVCSPCKPPADPRDKPQW, encoded by the coding sequence TTGGACTGGTGGGAACTTTATGATCGCTGGTACGGCCCGGTGCGGGCGTTCCTGGCCGCGCGCCTGCGCGATGAAGCGGCGGCCGACGATCTGGCGCAAGAGACATTCGCCCGCGTTCACACATCCCTGGCCGAGTTGCGCGATCCGGAAAAGGCGAAGGCCTGGGTATTTCGCATCGCGCACAACCTATATGTGGACCGGGTGCGCGCGGGTCAGCGGGAACCTTCGACGACCAACGAAGACGAAGAGGAATCGCGCACGGAAGATCCCGCCAGCGAGGCGTTCGTCGGCGAGATCGAGCGCCAGGAGATGAGCCAATGCGTCCGGGACAAGATCGCCTTATTGCCCGAACCGCTCCGGACCGTGCTCGTGCTGTTCGATCAAGAGGAGTTTTCCCACCAGGAGATCGCCGAGCTGCTGGGCCTGAGCATCGGCGCGGTGAAGGTCCGACTGCACCGCGCTCGGCGGGCGCTGAAGGAAATCCTCCAGCGCGAATGTTCGTTCGAGATCGACGGGCGCAGCGTCCTGGTGTGCAGCCCCTGTAAACCGCCGGCGGATCCGCGCGACAAACCTCAATGGTAA